GAGCAGTTTTAGTACCTTTTTGTTTGAGCATGCCCCTATTGATTGCATGTTTTCTGTTAATACATGAGTCAACTTCCATTTGACAAACTATCCCAACTGTTCTAGACAACCCTTTCAGAATCCACTGGTAAGAGGGGCCTCTCCCAAAGTTATCAGTCCACTTTAGTTCAACCCTACAAGATGCTATGTAAGTTAGCTGTTGATATAAAGGAGTGGTTTCTATGAGGGTAAGGTAAGCTCTTTCTGCACCTCACAGTCCACCGTCTTTGGCAGTGTCATAGAGGAAAACTTGGCAGTCTTGTGGGTTAATAGTTCCTCAATGCTGattaaagtgttttttaaaaaaggttccagacaaaaaatacacaaaagttttttttaaaaatacttaagACTTTAAATAGCTTATTTCTATTATTCATATTCCGTACCTTTATCCCATATATTTACGTCCTTTTAGATCCTAAGCTGCAAATCTTCACTTTGTTCTAACTTATGAAATAACAGTAAGCTGCGCAATCTCGACTCTCGTTCTCCATCTTTCCACAAAATAACAAGGTGATCAGCAGAGCATGTTGCCAGGCCATGTTCACTGAAGTACAGGAACATCTGCAACAAAAACTGTATCATCAATACAATATACTCAACTATAAGACTGTTTTTATCAACATTCACAAAATAAAGTCAATAAAGTAACACACTTGCCCAAAATGGTAACGCCTCAAGAACATAAAAGCAACCTGCTTAGGCTTACAGTAAGTATCTGGGAGACATCAAAAGATATAATCATAAAATAAGCCAAACAGAACTGGAGCAGCATGAAGTATGGAGCCAATTCTGTGCTCCTAAAACAAATTCAATAAGTGAGAGTAAAAACCAGGACCCAACGAACTATTTTAGGAATGTTCAAGGGCACGGGCACACCTAGCATTTTTTAactctttaaaaaaccaaaacaaaacagaagaacaTTATGCCTGCTGCTGAAGGTTACCTCAATAAGAAACAGTTTTTATGAACAAGCCCAACTTTGGGGCATGTTGAGCAAGTTGCATGATCTATTTTACATGCCAAAATACTGGTGCAAACAGGACAAATACATGATTATAGTTGCAgttctatacacacttacctagggATAAATCTCATGGAATTTAGTGGGACCTACTTCTGGGTAAGAAGGTAGAGAATAGCACAGCAAGTATTTTCATATGTAGTAAGGACAATGTTGAACGAAGTAGTTTGCTTTTTCTAGTTCCTCTAGTTTATTAGAACTGTAACTGACATACCACTCAAAGGATGAGGCACCTGAGAGTCAAGGTAAGAGTTTTCTTCCCTGGTTTATGTCATAATAGAACACAAAAAGAACACAATGAATGCCTTCTAGGCTGAGACTTCAATTTTCAGACTACTGTACTTGCATGTCTCAAGATCCAATTAGGGAAGAAGCTCTGACTCCTTATACAGTCTCAAATAAATCTAGTCCCTATGTAGCTGTTTAAGAGAAATAACCCTTATAGTTACAGGAACAATGGCAGCAATAATTCCAACAAACCTGAACAGCTAAAGAGTGCCCAATCAAATCCCCAATGAGATCCAAGGAGAAAACAGTGGTGCTCTCTGGTGGCTTTTTAGCTGTATGACTGGCTTGTTTACTTGTCCTTCCAAATCCCCACATACTGAAAAAACCTGGAAAATAGACAGTTGAAGTAAATGAGTTTCCTGCAAACTACACCAGGTTTCTACTTCTTCATTCGTTTGCTTCCTGCCAAAATCCAGACATTCAAACCAAGCGGTCGACCAAACTCCATGAACTTATCAGAAGGGCCATGGGATGTTTTGTTACCACaagctagtaaaaggtaaaggtacccctgcccattcgggccagtcttgccagactctagggttgtgcgctcatctcactctataggccgggagccagcgctgtccgcagacacttccgggtcacgtggccagcgtgacaagctgcatctggcgagccagcgcagcacacggaacgccgtttaccttcccactggtaagcggtccctatttatttacttgcacccaggggtgctttcaaactgctaggttggcaggcgctgggaccgaacgacgggagcgcaccccgccgcagggattcaaaccgctgaccatgcaatcggcaagtcctaggcgctgaggcttttacccacagcgccacccgcgtaccacAAGCTAGTGGCTGTCAAATGATGGCCCTTAAGCTAACCAAGGCATATAAAATGGGATGCTGTCTAACTAAATATATTTGGCAAACATAAATATACTTCTATCCAGCCAACTCAATGGTCATTCTCTTACAAGCTTCTATATGAGAACAGCTGTGTAGAAATGGCTACATGtacattcacattaaaatgtctcTTGCTTTCTGAGCAACTTCCACACAAACAAATTTAGCAGAGTGACTAAATAACATTTTAATTTTGTGCAGCCCTGGTCACTCTACTGGCATTCACCAGCATATTCCTTCTATCTCAGATACTGTGTAAATAATCCTCATTCTGGATACAGACCTGAAGGAACGGGTTCAGCTGTAAGCTGCTGTTTTTCTCGTAATTCCCATATGCGAACACTGCCATCTTCTGAACAGGAGATTATTTGCCTGCAAACCAAATGTGACTTACTTATTACTGGAGCGTCATGCAGAACCATCATATTACTGCAGCGTCATTAGCAGAATTTCACAAAACAAAGACTCTAATTGTGACCTAATGTTTAGAATTAATGTTCCCAGTGGGCCTGCTTTCTGAAGGATACCTTGCTGAACATCAGCCCAGATTCAACTAAGATCGACAACAGAGGTGATTCTGGCAGTCCCTGtcaaagaaggcaggcaggagaTATTGCCTGTCTTGAGTGTGGAGTAAATCCACTGCAACAAAGACCGCTCTTGTCCTGGTGCTATTTAATAACTACGtgctgctgctgggagagatctttGGTCAGTGGTGGAGTCTGGGCTCTCAAatctcagcagtgccctgtgcaaccCTAAAATCCCTCCCACCTCCGCCTCCCGACCTCCATTCTACGGCATTGTTGTGGCACCGCCTGCAGCATGGCATCCAATGTTAGCAATAATGTGTTTAATGAGCATGAATGGGTTTCTTTTTGTTAATTGTACATCAGAATTTCAGTactgcaatttaaaaataaataagtgagCAATTCAGGCTAAAGACCAGGATTATCATGCAGCCAGGGAAGCAAAATATAACAGGTCAATGGttgctcaaatattttataatgaaaGGTTGGGGGGTTGGGTGAAATGAACAAACATCAAGTGTGGCCCTCTTCATCTTTCTGGTGCTTACATTTTCAGCGTATGAAAAATTTAGTGTAACTTGCACCTGTTTGGAACTTTTGTAATGTGCAGGACAGTGGAGTCATGAGCAGTCTTCTGGAAGGCAATCACACGCTTCATTTGAAGGTTATACACGTATATGCCCTTTCCAACAGCAGCGAACACACACTGGAAAGAAAATTCAATAGAACATCTTAACAAAGCAGACATATTACATTGTGTAATGGATTTCCAGGAGGACTGTGACACTGTTACCTTTCAATCTAAACCAAATGGCTCAGAAGGCAAGAGGTGCATAGCTCCTTAAACTGTAATTACCACTATAATTACTAAAATAGTTTTTGCATTATGCCTCAATTCATATAAATACTACAATCCTATTGCTGTCGGTGGCATCTAATAAACTATAAAGCACAGCCAGCTATTTCCATCCACAACCCTTTTCAAGGCCCGTAGGTTTGTAAAACCTTGTTCTGCCAGACCTTTGCTGGCCTATGTGTTCAGTTTCTTTCTAGCCCCCTGCTGCTGACTACAATTTAACAGATTTACTACTGACTGGGTGCATTTGGTCAAAGAAATCTCAGCTTAATAAGCTGAGATATGAAGAAGCCACACATGACCACTTTGTTTCTCCCTTTGTGCAAGCAggaaaacaaaccaggaagtctcATTTAGCCACAGCTTGCCATTACAACTGAACCAGTAGCTATGATTTATGGCTTTCAAGTAAGAAAGGAAATTAAAAGCCAATGTTAAACTATAACTTTGTATTACGActtgtttggaagccattaaCCACAGTTTCACCATTTGGAAATTATCAGGAaactgtgattattattattttattattattattattattatacgacGACGGcaaagaatgaggccggggagaggctggcgctgcagcaaaaggctgctgagcacgccccctcggaggcacctggttgggtgcctgccgaggggcgtgggcgccagccaggagaggtggaggcagggggctaacgccccctgctaggggcagtgctcgggctcccgcccacaaccactcccctctcttccagggaggagagtctttgctttTCTTATTGCGTTACTCAAAGTGACatattaaaaccaataaaaactttaaaacataACCATTCAAATAAAAAGCTAAACGCAGTTAAACAAAAATGGTAGTTAAGTGAGGCTTCCTGGCTTGTTTCCCTGCTCAAACAAGGGAGCAGCAAAGTGGCTGCCATGGGTACATTATGCTTGTTCATATCTCAGCTTTTTAAGATGAGATTTAACCATTTGAACAGGGCCACTGTGTTCCTTTGCATTTTATGACAGTATAATGTGTATATTTTATGCTACTGTTTTTATGGCAGAACCACAACCTACAAGCATTAAAAAATGCCTAACACAATGTGCTCTAAAGTAAGTTAGtaaacctgcaacaaaacattgctgTATTGTCCCAGCTGCTAACATGGGTAGGGAATCCCACAATCCTAATTAGGTCTGCTGGGCCACTTTTGGCAAACCACACCCGCCTATCAGTCAGCTGATGTCATATGCTATCAGGTGCAGAGATCTGTTAGTTCCAGACTAAACACTAAGGGTTAAGATTGGAGTTAAGGGTGAACACCACAGCACAAAGACCAGATATAGGTCTTTGACAGCATCTCTCACTTCTGATCTTGGCACTGTGGGGCTAAGAAGAACAACAAGCAAAAATTGACCATGCTCAGAAATGCCATTTGATAAAATTGCATCCAAAAAAAGATATCTACTTGACTTCTACTAATCTAATAATTGCTAACTTAACGGAAATGCACATTATTTTTGTGAAGAATACAGCACGCATTGCAAATCTGGCAGCCATGCTGTGTTCCTTGTCCTATTCTATTCAGTGCCCAAACCCCAAAACACACTCCATTTCAAGTCTGAAATGACTGAAATTCTGCAATCATTTAATGGGATTCTCACAGGAATAGTTTCATTGGATTGAGCCTGTAGGAGTTCACTGAAATTTACAAAGCTAAGACAAGTTCTAAAATTAACCTTTCGCTCAGGACTGCTCAATCTGCATTTCTTGTTGGgatgtgaaaataaataaagcataaatACATATTaaatcagcattttttttaaccagAGACAGAGGAAACAATTGTAAgtctcatttttaaaatactgtttaaaAGGTTCACCTCCTCATCAGAAGCTAAATGTTGAATTGAAACTTCATTTTGACTGTGCGATAATTTTATTTCTTGTTGTGGGTCAACATGAAGAGAAGCATCCCATCTGCGTTCATATGCATGCATGGTCCAGTCCAATGCATCCCAGACTATCAGCTCACCAACATGAGAGCCAGTTGCAAAAGTCAGATCTAGGCACCAAAAATATTAGTGTTTGCATAAATAAACACCTATTTACACAGAGGTTCACAAGCTAATCAGATAACAAGCAAAGTCAATGCAAATCGGGCTCTGCCTGGCCCATTTCCAACTGACTCGGGAGGACGGGACTCTGACAGACTTTAGCAACAAAGCCAGCTAAGGTTACTAGACTACCAAAATGTTTACCAGCCTGCTTTCCCACCTACACAAACCTACGATAGACATTAGTGGCTGTAATGCCTGGTCACCTGGAGGTACCGGTAAATTTCACTGGCCACATGGGACAACTATTTGCAAGCCTGAGTAAAACTCTAGCCGGTACTCTAGCTGGAGGAGAAAGCCAAATGTGGAAGCACCCTTTGTACataaaataagaaatgcaataaaaattaaagaGAAAAGTACAATCTAAACAAAAATAGTAAAACTACTCTTATCATGTCTAACAAGCAATTGCACAAAATTCACGCGCAGCAGAAGGCTGCACACTCACTTTTGCACTGCAGAGAGCtgatggggggagaggggggaaaagacaACTTTTGAGTCCAGAAgtggtttttgttgtgtttttgttttgtttttaatccaccAGCCCTGCACCCCCACCCTGAGAATATCAGAATAATTACAGTTTTGAGGGACAGCTCATATATACCCTGGATAAATATGGTGAATGCTGTTGATCCCACAGCAATGTTTCACACTGGAGAGGTAGCTAAACACAAGACACTGCTTTCACATTTTAATTGACTCTTCTGGATTAAGATTATTAATTGTACTGTAAAGACTTTAACACtaagagagccaatgtggtgtagcggttagattAGAACTGATGAGACCCAGGTTCTAATCCTTACTCAGCCATGCAGCTTActgagtgaccttgagccagtcaccatctctcagccaaaCCCGCCTCATGCTTATTtcgaggataaaatgggatggGAAGAGCTTTGCACCCTGTCCAGAAGAAGGATGTGGCCAAAATATAACCACACACTTATTTTAACACCAATGGAAACA
This genomic stretch from Podarcis muralis chromosome 11, rPodMur119.hap1.1, whole genome shotgun sequence harbors:
- the WDR41 gene encoding WD repeat-containing protein 41 isoform X3 → MLRWLIGGGREPQGLAEKSVQTIGEEQTQNPYTELLVLKGHHDIVRFLVPIDDYRFASAGDDGIVCLWNAQCLTVLQRLDVWLSGGSDLCVWNRKLDLLCKTSHLIDADISAMIELPKNCVAAAVGKELIILRLKASRDGTEWDVIEVKRLLDHEDNIVSLVSVSDLTFATGSHVGELIVWDALDWTMHAYERRWDASLHVDPQQEIKLSHSQNEVSIQHLASDEECVFAAVGKGIYVYNLQMKRVIAFQKTAHDSTVLHITKVPNRQIISCSEDGSVRIWELREKQQLTAEPVPSGFFSMWGFGRTSKQASHTAKKPPESTTVFSLDLIGDLIGHSLAVQMFLYFSEHGLATCSADHLVILWKDGERESRLRSLLLFHKLEQSEDLQLRI
- the WDR41 gene encoding WD repeat-containing protein 41 isoform X2, producing the protein MKSVQTIGEEQTQNPYTELLVLKGHHDIVRFLVPIDDYRFASAGDDGIVCLWNAQTGEKLFELHAHTQKITALASFPLSDTCEEKCHLILTAGADRTVIVWDCDNGRQVHKVSCFHSTVKCLTVLQRLDVWLSGGSDLCVWNRKLDLLCKTSHLIDADISAMIELPKNCVAAAVGKELIILRLKASRDGTEWDVIEVKRLLDHEDNIVSLVSVSDLTFATGSHVGELIVWDALDWTMHAYERRWDASLHVDPQQEIKLSHSQNEVSIQHLASDEECVFAAVGKGIYVYNLQMKRVIAFQKTAHDSTVLHITKVPNRQIISCSEDGSVRIWELREKQQLTAEPVPSGFFSMWGFGRTSKQASHTAKKPPESTTVFSLDLIGDLIGHSLAVQMFLYFSEHGLATCSADHLVILWKDGERESRLRSLLLFHKLEQSEDLQLRI